A window from Salvia miltiorrhiza cultivar Shanhuang (shh) chromosome 2, IMPLAD_Smil_shh, whole genome shotgun sequence encodes these proteins:
- the LOC131012724 gene encoding DEAD-box ATP-dependent RNA helicase 53, mitochondrial-like, translated as MGSLVLIRRSSQSSLKTLALTAVSRFISVNPLSAPSNAASGAQIHTCAADSVLPKAAPCVGLGRSFHSGQALRAGFAVADYSDGERASSGPADEGLEIAKLGIAPQIVSALKSKGIEKLFPIQRAVLEPAMAGRDMIGRARTGTGKTLAFGIPIMDKIIKYNQKHGQGRNPLALVMAPTRELARQVDKEFSESATELDTLCVYGGVPISRQMSTLDRGVDVVVGTPGRLIDLIKRGSLNLSEVQFVVLDEADQMLNVGFAEDVEMILSFIKQKHQTMMFSATMPNWILKLTQKFLKSPVTVDLVGDSDQKLADGITLYSIVSDTRQKPAILGPLITEHAKGGKCIVFTQTKRDADRLAYAMQRSFKCEPLHGDITQNQRERTLSAFREGRINILVATDVAARGLDVPNVDLVVHYELPNSSEIFVHRSGRTGRAGKKGSAVLIYSDHEYREIKAIEREVGCRFVELPKIAVGDDAMSMYSAMDQGGRSGFGGSSRGGGRFGDSGFGRSGGYGGGRSGGYSGSSGGYGASGGGRFGSGGGFGGQGSGRSSGFGSSRSGGSGGRSEGFGALLGGPVRNNDSRGSGGFGFGSDRSSGSRKSSGSRFGGSDGNDDGFF; from the exons ATGGGCAGCCTTGTTCTGATCAGGAGATCGTCCCAATCGTCGTTGAAGACGCTCGCGCTCACCGCCGTCAGCCGTTTCATTTCCGTCAATCCACTATCAGCTCCGTCGAATGCGGCTTCTGGCGCACAGATTCACACCTGCGCAGCTGATTCGGTGCTGCCTAAAGCTGCTCCGTGCGTCGGATTGGGGAGGAGTTTCCATTCCGGCCAGGCTTTGCGGGCTGGGTTTGCTGTGGCTGATTATTCCGATGGGGAAAGGGCCTCGAGCGGGCCCGCCGATGAAGGGCTCGAGATCGCCAAGCTTGGTATTGCGCCGCAGATTGTGTCGGCTTTGAAGAGTAAGGGCATCGAGAAGCTTTTCCCGATTCAG AGGGCAGTGTTGGAGCCTGCCATGGCGGGTCGCGATATGATAGGGCGAGCACGAACTGGAACGGGGAAGACCCTAGCTTTTGGGATTCCCATCATggataaaattattaagtacAACCAGAAGCATGG ACAGGGCAGGAATCCTTTGGCCCTTGTTATGGCTCCAACAAGAGAACTTGCTCGACAGGTTGATAAAGAATTTTCAGAGTCCGCCACAGAATTGGATACACTTTGTGTCTATGGGGGTGTCCCAATATCCCGCCAAATGAGCACTCTTGACCGTGGTGTTGATGTGGTTGTTGGAACTCCTGGCCGTCTCATTGATTTGATTAAGCGTGGTTCCTTGAACTTGTCGGAGGTGcagtttgttgtccttgatgaaGCTGATCAGATGCTTAATGTGGGATTTGCAGAAGATGTTGAGATGATCCTGAGCTTCATAAAGCAGAAACACCAGACAATGATGTTTTCAGCTACAATGCCAAATTGGATACTGAAACTTACCCAAAAGTTCTTGAAAAGCCCGGTTACTGTGGACCTT GTGGGAGACTCTGATCAGAAATTAGCTGATGGGATTACCTTATATTCGATTGTGTCAGATACGCGGCAAAAACCAGCTATACTCGGACCTCTGATAACT GAGCATGCAAAAGGAGGTAAATGTATTGTGTTTACTCAGACGAAGCGTGATGCTGATAGGTTGGCGTATGCTATGCAAAGGAGCTTTAAATGTGAACCGTTGCATGGTGATATAACACAGAACCAAAGGGAAAGGACTCTATCTGCTTTTCGTGAGGGAAGGATCAATATTTTAGTGGCCACTGATGTAGCTGCGCGTGGGCTTGATGTGCCAAATGTTGATCTT GTGGTGCATTATGAACTTCCAAACTCTTCTGAGATTTTTGTTCATCGGTCTGGACGAACTGGCCGTGCTGGAAAGAAAGGTAGTGCGGTCCTTATTTATTCAGACCACGAATATAGGGAAATTAAGGCTATTGAGCGTGAAGTTGGATGTCGTTTTGTTGAG CTCCCGAAGATAGCTGTTGGAGATGATGCTATGAGCATGTATAGTGCCATGGATCAGGGTGGCCGTTCTGGTTTTGGTGGAAGCAGCAGGGGAGGTGGTCGATTTGGTGATTCTGGTTTTGGTCGTTCTGGTGGTTATGGGGGTGGCCGTTCTGGTGGATATTCTGGTTCTTCTGGTGGATATGGAGCTTCAGGAGGTGGTCGTTTTGGTTCTGGTGGTGGATTTGGGGGACAGGGTTCAGGCCGATCCAGCGGTTTTGGTTCTAGTCGGTCAGGTGGTTCCGGGGGCCGTTCAGAGGGTTTTGGTGCCCTTTTAGGTGGTCCCGTTAGAAACAATGATTCACGTGGCTCTGGTGGTTTTGGTTTTGGTTCTGATCGATCCAGTGGATCTCGGAAGAGTTCTGGTTCCCGCTTTGGTGGTAGTGATGGCAATGATGACGGATTCTTCTAA